One genomic segment of Oenanthe melanoleuca isolate GR-GAL-2019-014 chromosome 5, OMel1.0, whole genome shotgun sequence includes these proteins:
- the LOC130253972 gene encoding protein FAM177A1 isoform X2: MEQGLAAITLYCAPAAGAMEPEQQLSKGDIGFENVELGVIGKKKKIPRRVIHFASGETMEEYSTDEEEDEQEKKDLLPPVDPTTLTWGPYLWFHMLRVATSTLSVCDFLGEKIASVLGISTPKYQYAIDEYYRMKREAEEEEQENKMSEEAEKKHQEQQNKPQAEAPVQTDQPGATACSSFVNVNFENEENCPPVVENKQDVVPVPP; the protein is encoded by the exons ATGGAACAGGGGCTGGCCGCCATCACCCTCTACTGCGCGCCCGCCGCCGGCGCCATGGAGCCCGAGCAG CAACTTTCAAAGGGAGATATTGGCTTCGAGAATGTGGAGCTGGGTGtcataggaaagaaaaagaaaattccaaggAGGGTTATTCATTTTGCAAGTGGAGAAACAATGGAAGAATATAGCACAgatgaagaggaagatgaacaagagaaaaaagacCTGTTGCCACCTGTAGACCCT ACAACACTCACATGGGGACCCTACTTGTGGTTTCACATGCTGCGAGTTGCCACATCAACCTTATCAG tgtGTGATTTCCTGGGGGAAAAGATTGCATCTGTTCTGGGAATAAGCACACCAAAATACCAATATGCCATTGATGAGTATTACAGAATGAAGAGAGAG GCAGAAGAGGAGGAACAGGAAAACAAGATGtcagaagaagcagaaaaaaagcatcaGGAACAGCAGAACAAGCCACAAGCAGAAGCTCCTGTCCAGACAGACCAGCCTGGAGCAACAGCATGCTCTTCATTCGTGAATGTAAACtttgaaaatgaggaaaattgcCCGCCTGTTGTGGAAAATAAACAAGATGTAGTTCCTGTCCCTCCTTAA
- the LOC130253972 gene encoding protein FAM177A1 isoform X3 yields MNVQQLSKGDIGFENVELGVIGKKKKIPRRVIHFASGETMEEYSTDEEEDEQEKKDLLPPVDPTTLTWGPYLWFHMLRVATSTLSVCDFLGEKIASVLGISTPKYQYAIDEYYRMKREAEEEEQENKMSEEAEKKHQEQQNKPQAEAPVQTDQPGATACSSFVNVNFENEENCPPVVENKQDVVPVPP; encoded by the exons ATGAATGTTCAA CAACTTTCAAAGGGAGATATTGGCTTCGAGAATGTGGAGCTGGGTGtcataggaaagaaaaagaaaattccaaggAGGGTTATTCATTTTGCAAGTGGAGAAACAATGGAAGAATATAGCACAgatgaagaggaagatgaacaagagaaaaaagacCTGTTGCCACCTGTAGACCCT ACAACACTCACATGGGGACCCTACTTGTGGTTTCACATGCTGCGAGTTGCCACATCAACCTTATCAG tgtGTGATTTCCTGGGGGAAAAGATTGCATCTGTTCTGGGAATAAGCACACCAAAATACCAATATGCCATTGATGAGTATTACAGAATGAAGAGAGAG GCAGAAGAGGAGGAACAGGAAAACAAGATGtcagaagaagcagaaaaaaagcatcaGGAACAGCAGAACAAGCCACAAGCAGAAGCTCCTGTCCAGACAGACCAGCCTGGAGCAACAGCATGCTCTTCATTCGTGAATGTAAACtttgaaaatgaggaaaattgcCCGCCTGTTGTGGAAAATAAACAAGATGTAGTTCCTGTCCCTCCTTAA